In the Fusarium oxysporum f. sp. lycopersici 4287 chromosome 9, whole genome shotgun sequence genome, one interval contains:
- a CDS encoding translation initiation factor 3 subunit H (At least one base has a quality score < 10), whose product MSTRTKSFDIPTFRAPKPCNTTRPFRDRSAEPLSFSRGTVNISSRIFVNMADAPNDAPVAAPFQAVQVEALVIMKIAKHCSSAFPSVATGAIVGMENEGLLEVTNTFPFPTVDPATTDSHQNDASQIAAAAPRQKNNIHYQNEMIRHLKEVNVDANNVGWYTSATMGNFVNLNFIENQFHYQSANENTVALVHDASKSSQGNLTFRAFRLSPAFMSAYKEGKFTTESLQKSKLTFKDILTEVPVNVHNSHLLTTFLHQIPSAPVKGEIEQPSSLDDLNRNALEPPLYPSIDNLDLAIDPFLEKTCDLLLESIESHYTDLNNFQFYQRQLGREQTKITQWQTKRKAENAQRAAAKQAPLPEDEWQRLFKLPQEPSRLEGMLNAKQVEQYSKQVDGFTANVSAKMFAVRENLMPK is encoded by the exons ATGAGTACACGAACGAAAAGTTTCGATATTCCCACCTTCAGAGCCCCGAAGCCTTGCAACACTACCCGCCCCTTTCGCGATCGTAGCGCCGAAcctctctccttctctcgCGGCACCGTGAATATCTCCTCCCGAATTTTTGTCAATATGGCGGACGCTCCCAATGATGCGCCTGTTGCTGCGCCTTTCCAGGCCGTTCAAGTCGAGGCTCTG GTTATCATGAAGATTGCCAAGCACTGCTCTTCGGCTTTCCCTTCTGTTGCAACTGGAGCTATTGTTGGTATGGAGAACGAGGGTCTCCTCGAGGTCACCAACACGTTCCCTTTCCCTACCGTCGACCCCGCTACGACCGATAGCCACCAGAACGATGCTTCGCAGATCGCCGCTGCTGCTCCCCGACAGAAGAACAACATTCACTACCAAAATGAGATGATCCGACATCTCAAGGAGGTCAATGTCGACGCCAACAACGTTGGTTGGTACACAAGTGCCACCATGGGCAACTTTGTCAACTTGAACTTCATCGAGAATCAGTTCCACTACCAAAGCGCCAACGAGAACACTGTCGCCCTCGTCCACGATGCTAGCAAGAGCTCTCAGGGCAACTTGACCTTCCGGGCTTTCCGCCTGTCCCCTGCTTTCATGAGCGCCTACAAGGAGGGCAAGTTCACAACCGAGAG CTTGCAAAAGTCTAAGCTCACCTTCAAGGATATCCTCACCGAGGTCCCTGTCAACGTCCACAACTCTCACCTCCTCACAACCTTCCTCCACCAGATTCCTTCCGCTCCCGTGAAGGGCGAGATTGAGCAACCCTCATCGCTGGATGACCTCAACCGCAACGCTCTCGAGCCTCCTCTGTACCCCTCTATCGACAACCTCGACCTTGCGATCGATCCCTTCCTCGAGAAGACCTGCGATCTTCTGCTCGAGAGCATCGAGTCTCACTATACCGACCTCAACAACTTCCAATTCTACCAGCGACAACTCGGTCGTGAGCAGACCAAGATTACACAATGGCAGACCAAGCGCAAGGCTGAGAACGCCCAACGTGCTGCTGCCAAGCAGGCTCCTCTTCCCGAGGATGAGTGGCAGCGACTGTTCAAGCTTCCCCAGGAGCCCAGCAGACTGGAGGGTATGCTGAACGCGAAGCAGGTGGAGCAATACAGCAAGCAGGTGGATGGATTCACAGCCAACGTCAGTGCCAAGATGTTTGCCGTGCGGGAGAACTTGATGCCAAAATAG